TTCTGAATCCATAACAATCTCATCAGATTGTTCCGTCTCTGTGTGAGTAGCATTGTCCATCTCATCGGGTTTGGCTTTACAACCGAAGAGCAGCAACAAAGCGATAATAGGGAAGATCAGTTTTCTAGCCATGTTACCTCGTCCGTCTCAATAATGTTTAGTTTATCTGTGGTACCGGCAAGTACCTCCAGAACGTATTTATTTGCTCTTTCAGGATATATGGGGTCTTCGTTGAAGGGAATAGTGTCTTTGGCGATGTTGATAATCTTGTTGTAGTGATCTATAAAGATCATATCCAGACTAAGGTAAGTGTCTTGCATCCAAAAGGAATGATAATCAATCTGTTCAAAGACAAATAGCATTCCCTGGTTTTCTTCCATAGTTTCCCGATATTTGAGCCCTTGAGCCAGTTCCTTTTCGCTTTTTACTATTTCCACGTCGAACTCAGCTTTCAGAGTACCGTTTACGGAATGAACTTGCAGCGTTCCAT
The Candidatus Cloacimonadota bacterium genome window above contains:
- a CDS encoding DUF192 domain-containing protein, with amino-acid sequence MRHIALSIFLILSSLLLSGCPQAPVKEKAKSSYTFRKDGTLQVHSVNGTLKAEFDVEIVKSEKELAQGLKYRETMEENQGMLFVFEQIDYHSFWMQDTYLSLDMIFIDHYNKIINIAKDTIPFNEDPIYPERANKYVLEVLAGTTDKLNIIETDEVTWLEN